A window of Gossypium raimondii isolate GPD5lz chromosome 7, ASM2569854v1, whole genome shotgun sequence genomic DNA:
TTCAACATCTCTACTACGGACACTTGAGACATCTACCGATTTCCAAAAAATGGTTCCTTTACTgcaataaacaagaaaattaatgaTGTGCATTTGATTCAAACTGTTGGTCCAACCATCACAGATTAGAGTTGCACCCAATTCTTTCCAATGGGTCTTTAGTCCATTTACCCAATCACGAACTCGTTGATACTCTGACTCCAAATACACATCTGAAACCTCATAAGGTGTTGGGAGCTTTACACCTTGTCCAACTTCTGTTGACACTTGAATTAAGTTATACAACCATGGAGAGCTTGCTAAATGAAAAGGAagtatttcatatattaaaaatttagataccaTTTCACCTATCTTCCTTCGAAAACTCTTTAAAAAAGAGTCATTGACCTTTGGTTGCTTTGAACTTTTGCTTCTAACCAATTTAGGTATAGCTCCCCTTAAGGTAAACTCAGACTCACTTGGGATGGATTTACTTGTTCTTTCTCTATGATATTCTCTAGCTGATCCATGAGAAGATCGCCCTTCTTCATAAATGTTATCCCAACCACCAGTACTTCGTTTGAATTCTTCCCTTCTATACCACTCGTGTTGTGATTGGATACTTTCTCGAGTTGATTGGCTTATAACAGAAACCTCATCAATGAATTCCTCGTGTACATCCTCCTCTTCTATTAATTGAGATAAGAATTcattttttctcctctttttgtctattttctttGTGTTGCTTTCTTTCACTATATTCATCATACTTTCTCTAATGACacctattaataaaataaaaataattcacactttatattattatcaattatatataatctttattgataaatttacaataacatttaaaaataataataaactatcACATACCAGTAACATTAGGGCATGGTGCAACATTGCCGATTTTATGAGCAATGTGCTCTTTAAATTGTGTTATTCCTCCTTTCACAACTTTACCACAAAGTTTACATACGATATTTCCTTTCGCATTTGGCACTTGAGTTCCAAAGTGCCAACCTATATCATTACATGGTGCACCCTCTAATCCTTTAGTCGAGAACTCTTCACGTGGTGgcatgctttatttttatttatatataagaaacataaaattatatttagaaatataagCAACTCATTACTTATATTATCaacaatataatacaaaaaaagtaaacatcattaacatggaaaatttaaatttattgcaTAATCCATacatagtttatttattttttaaaaacaacaatacaCCATAACCCATTATTACTTGGTTCCAAAGtttttgtataaataatttgttttgttccatcttaataaaatttaaattcaaattggatcaaatttaaaatccaagtttTCATATTATGCAAACTAAAATCAATAGAGATTTATCTAATGTTGAATTGAATTCATCTATCaaatttgataaagaaaaacacaatgaattaatttgtcttgatttttctactttttataATACAAGTCATAAGTGATGGAGgctataatttttcattaattttgtgTGTAACCTTAAGCAAACCCCAAACAACAGAggttataatttttcattaattttgtgTGTAACCTTAAACAAACCACGATAATGaaagttatgaaattttaaaataataataaataataaataattatcattataaattataattacaataataattaaaaataacatataaagtaaaattataaatcgaTAAGATTAAAGctttcatattaaaaatatataatatgattgTCGTCaaagtaattttcattttcagtaAAATCTCTCCAAACAATTCTAActtattaatctataattttttagtgattttttttttgaaataaaaatctgAATGCATTAAAAGAGAATATTTAATAACCAGTATACTAATCAAAAAATTGATCCTAACACCTGTCAAGACGGTGCCTCAGTTTTGCCTAAgagtaaatgaaaataaaaataaaaaaataaaggaaaaaggaaataaaacgGTAGAAACGCCTCTGTTCTTAAATCCCTAAACACACAAAACttagaaagaagaaaaactaaagagaaaCTCTATCATCCTCTCCTCTGGAAACTCATATCCTCTACTTTGCATATCAAATTCTTGGAATATGCTGGTTGTGCCTTCTCCCTTCATCCCTAAAGTACATGTTAATTTTGCAAAGGTCTCGTATTCCATATTAGTTaggaaaatttaatatttaatgacTAAAGTTGCGCATTGGCCTATTCATTTATTTGGAACAAAGAAGATAACAAAGACTTAAGGG
This region includes:
- the LOC105762073 gene encoding uncharacterized protein LOC105762073, whose amino-acid sequence is MPPREEFSTKGLEGAPCNDIGWHFGTQVPNAKGNIVCKLCGKVVKGGITQFKEHIAHKIGNVAPCPNVTGVIRESMMNIVKESNTKKIDKKRRKNEFLSQLIEEEDVHEEFIDEVSVISQSTRESIQSQHEWYRREEFKRSTGGWDNIYEEGRSSHGSAREYHRERTSKSIPSESEFTLRGAIPKLVRSKSSKQPKVNDSFLKSFRRKIGEMVSKFLIYEILPFHLASSPWLYNLIQVSTEVGQGVKLPTPYEVSDVYLESEYQRVRDWVNGLKTHWKELGATLICDGWTNSLNQMHIINFLVYCSKGTIFWKSVDVSSVRSRDVEFYYCLLDSVVEEIGENYIVQIVTDNEATMKAAGKKLMLKRKHLYWTTCAAHCLDLCLEDIGKKPSVAKVLDEAKKMTCFIYNHIWTVDLMKKYTQGKQILRPALTRFATHFIQLDEITRQKQGLREMFNSNEFKESKWGQQKSGPAYEAKKIVLGKDFWKKANDLIKVYEPLVKVLRLVDSDEKPTMSFIYEAVDRAKRAIQQRLLIFHRSGDGPNGGGLSPINEDGGYSGDRGEIRSSGQYGGEYGVGTTSGHFRDRSEFDGNMFPEPRRGRSEPRAPSKGKGKNYTSIGSSSSRRSSSSNLGYSDSSTSTQG